One window of Pseudacidobacterium ailaaui genomic DNA carries:
- a CDS encoding NAD(P)(+) transhydrogenase (Re/Si-specific) subunit beta, translating into MNAVAIEQYLHFAYITAIVLFILALKWLSSPVSARRGVLAGEIAAALAVLATLNNPEVVAYKWILIALMIGAGIGIPLGMVKITAVPQRTALSHAFGALSAAMIGIAEYYEGLDHLTRFGMGEIALEVIIGSLTFTGSLIAAGKLQEILPQRPIVYKGQNIVSLSVLAAALVLAIALVIHPQHTALFVAMVIVALVFGVLLVTPIGGADMPTVISLLNSYAGFSAALLGFVLNSKMLIVAGALDGSSGFILSVIMCRAMNRSFTNVLFGAFGTVQTTAVKTEARPIRSASAEEAAQILDAARKVVIIPGYGMAVAQAQHKLRELYDVLSKRGVEVSFAIHPVAGRMPGHMNVLLAEADVPYDRLIEMDEINPEFPRTDVALVIGANDVVNPAARFTKGSPISGMPILNAYEARTVMVIKRSMSPGFAGIDNDLYYLDKTLMLFGDAKAFVGSLIKELNAVAAGV; encoded by the coding sequence ATGAACGCAGTGGCTATCGAGCAATATCTTCACTTCGCATACATCACCGCAATTGTTCTCTTCATCCTCGCGCTGAAATGGCTGAGCTCGCCTGTCAGCGCCCGCCGGGGCGTGCTCGCCGGCGAAATCGCAGCCGCTTTGGCCGTCCTTGCCACGCTGAACAACCCGGAAGTCGTGGCCTACAAGTGGATCCTCATCGCGCTGATGATCGGCGCCGGAATCGGCATTCCCCTCGGCATGGTGAAAATCACGGCGGTCCCGCAGCGGACGGCCTTGAGCCACGCTTTCGGCGCATTGTCGGCAGCCATGATCGGCATCGCTGAGTACTACGAGGGGCTTGACCATCTGACCCGCTTTGGTATGGGCGAGATTGCACTGGAAGTCATCATCGGCTCGCTCACCTTCACCGGAAGCCTCATCGCCGCAGGAAAGCTACAGGAAATCCTGCCCCAGCGTCCGATTGTCTATAAGGGACAAAACATTGTCAGCCTCTCTGTGCTCGCCGCGGCCCTGGTCCTTGCCATTGCGCTGGTCATCCATCCGCAGCATACCGCCCTGTTCGTCGCCATGGTCATCGTGGCACTGGTCTTCGGCGTCCTTCTGGTCACCCCCATCGGTGGCGCAGACATGCCAACTGTCATCTCTCTGTTGAACTCTTATGCGGGCTTCTCCGCTGCACTCCTGGGCTTTGTGCTGAACAGCAAGATGCTCATCGTTGCCGGGGCCCTTGACGGTTCCTCAGGATTCATCCTTTCGGTCATTATGTGCCGCGCTATGAACCGGTCATTCACCAACGTCCTCTTCGGAGCGTTCGGAACTGTCCAGACGACCGCAGTGAAAACCGAAGCGCGCCCCATCCGCTCCGCCAGTGCGGAGGAAGCAGCGCAAATCCTCGATGCTGCCCGCAAGGTCGTCATCATCCCCGGTTACGGGATGGCCGTGGCCCAGGCCCAGCACAAGCTTCGTGAGCTTTACGATGTCCTGAGCAAACGCGGTGTCGAAGTCAGCTTTGCCATTCATCCCGTCGCGGGGCGTATGCCTGGACACATGAACGTCCTTCTCGCCGAGGCCGATGTCCCCTACGACCGCCTGATTGAAATGGACGAGATCAACCCTGAATTCCCGCGAACAGACGTCGCCCTGGTCATCGGCGCCAATGACGTTGTGAATCCGGCAGCGCGGTTCACCAAAGGCAGCCCTATCTCCGGAATGCCTATCCTCAATGCCTATGAAGCCCGTACCGTCATGGTCATTAAGCGCAGCATGAGTCCCGGTTTTGCCGGAATTGATAATGACCTTTACTACCTGGACAAGACCCTGATGCTCTTCGGAGATGCAAAGGCCTTCGTCGGCAGTTTAATCAAGGAGCTGAATGCAGTGGCCGCAGGCGTTTGA
- a CDS encoding nucleotide sugar dehydrogenase translates to MATVLAGSARQLKDKIASRSARIGVVGMGYVGLPLALLFSEERFRVTGFDIDPQKVQTLNNGGSYIVRIPATEIQAAQEKGFHATSEYSQIREMDVVIICVPTPLNEFHEPDLSFIRNTALAIAPEVHEGQLIILESTTYPGTTEELLVPILEKENCLGLSVARKPGDSGFYVAFSPEREDPGNDTVARRDIPKVVGGVGPEAQELASAVYSSIFNRTVSVSSPAAAEMTKLLENIYRCVNIALVNELKQLCHRMGIDIFEVIDAAKTKPFGFQAFYPGPGLGGHCIPIDPFYLSWKAKQYDFQTKFIELAGEVNLAMPYYVVEQTAEALNRHRKPLNGSRVLILGMAYKKDIDDLRESPSLTIIELLRQKGAIVAYNDPFFPYVGKGRHYHLDMHCTPLDDLSQFDCVLIVTDHSDYDYQRIVRESQLVVDTRNATKGISSPKIVRC, encoded by the coding sequence ATGGCGACCGTACTTGCCGGCAGCGCCCGTCAACTGAAGGACAAAATTGCATCACGTAGCGCCCGTATCGGCGTCGTAGGCATGGGATATGTGGGTCTTCCCCTGGCTCTGCTGTTTAGCGAGGAACGTTTTCGCGTCACCGGGTTTGATATCGACCCTCAGAAGGTCCAGACCCTGAACAACGGTGGTTCCTATATTGTCCGTATTCCGGCAACGGAAATTCAGGCAGCGCAGGAAAAAGGTTTCCATGCGACCTCGGAATATTCCCAGATCCGGGAGATGGACGTCGTCATTATCTGCGTACCCACTCCCCTGAATGAATTTCACGAGCCGGACCTGAGCTTTATCCGCAATACGGCCCTGGCCATCGCCCCTGAGGTCCACGAAGGCCAGCTCATTATTCTGGAAAGCACGACCTATCCTGGCACTACAGAGGAGTTGCTTGTTCCCATCCTCGAAAAGGAAAACTGCCTGGGACTGAGTGTGGCGCGCAAACCCGGAGACAGCGGCTTTTACGTCGCTTTTTCTCCGGAGCGTGAAGACCCGGGCAATGACACCGTGGCCCGCCGTGATATCCCGAAAGTTGTTGGCGGTGTCGGTCCAGAAGCCCAGGAGCTGGCTTCGGCTGTATACTCAAGCATCTTCAACCGTACCGTTTCGGTTTCGTCCCCGGCGGCGGCCGAAATGACGAAACTGCTTGAAAATATCTATCGCTGTGTCAACATCGCCCTGGTCAATGAACTCAAGCAGCTTTGCCATCGCATGGGCATTGATATCTTTGAGGTCATCGATGCCGCCAAGACCAAACCCTTCGGATTCCAGGCCTTTTATCCCGGTCCGGGACTCGGCGGACACTGCATCCCGATTGACCCGTTCTATCTTTCCTGGAAAGCCAAACAATACGACTTCCAGACCAAATTCATCGAGCTGGCCGGCGAAGTCAACCTGGCCATGCCTTATTATGTCGTGGAACAAACCGCTGAGGCCCTTAACCGCCATAGGAAGCCTCTGAATGGCTCCAGGGTGCTCATCCTCGGAATGGCCTATAAAAAAGACATCGATGATCTGCGAGAATCGCCCTCACTGACCATCATTGAGCTGCTCCGGCAGAAAGGCGCAATCGTTGCTTACAACGATCCTTTCTTCCCCTATGTTGGCAAAGGCCGCCACTATCATCTGGACATGCACTGCACTCCTCTCGACGATCTCTCACAGTTTGATTGCGTCCTGATCGTGACTGACCATTCGGATTACGACTATCAGCGCATTGTCCGCGAATCTCAGCTTGTAGTCGATACACGCAATGCCACCAAAGGGATTTCTTCACCCAAAATCGTCCGGTGCTGA
- the dinB gene encoding DNA polymerase IV produces MERRKIIHVDMDAFYASVEQRDNPRLRGRPVVVAWRGSRSVVCAASYEARKFGIHSAMPSSRAERLCPEAIFIPPDFHRYRNVSRQVRDILLRHTDRIEPLSLDEAYLDVTENKTGLPTATRVAKVIRQQIREELQLTASAGVAPNKFLAKIASDWKKPDGLFVIQPEEVDEFLLPLPVGRIPGVGKVMQKRLEEVGVRTVGHLRGLELSFLEDRFGRYGVRLYDLARGIDNRPVMTDQPTKSISAEDTFERDMTLDEMEPVVRRLAEKVWAAACKDPRQARTVVLKLKTPEFKILTRSYTLAWPLATCDELARIALRLRERVGLGDRQRFRLAGVGLSNFRGPEEMPEQPALFGA; encoded by the coding sequence GTGGAGCGCCGCAAGATCATCCACGTGGACATGGATGCCTTCTATGCTTCCGTAGAACAGCGGGACAACCCTCGGCTGCGAGGAAGGCCCGTCGTTGTTGCATGGCGAGGAAGCCGCTCCGTGGTTTGTGCAGCATCCTATGAGGCGCGCAAATTCGGGATACACTCTGCCATGCCCTCCTCAAGGGCCGAGCGACTCTGTCCGGAGGCCATCTTCATTCCTCCGGACTTCCATCGCTACCGGAATGTGTCGCGTCAGGTGCGCGACATCCTTCTGCGGCATACAGACAGAATCGAGCCTTTGTCCTTAGATGAGGCTTATCTGGACGTCACTGAGAACAAAACCGGTCTGCCGACGGCGACGCGCGTTGCCAAGGTCATCCGGCAACAGATCCGCGAGGAATTGCAGTTGACGGCCTCTGCCGGCGTGGCCCCAAACAAATTTCTGGCCAAAATTGCCTCGGACTGGAAGAAGCCGGACGGGCTTTTTGTCATTCAGCCAGAGGAGGTGGACGAGTTTCTCCTTCCTCTGCCAGTTGGGCGCATCCCGGGGGTGGGCAAAGTCATGCAAAAGCGTCTGGAAGAAGTTGGGGTGAGGACGGTTGGTCATTTAAGGGGCCTAGAGCTTTCTTTCCTCGAAGATCGCTTCGGGCGCTACGGCGTGCGTCTCTATGATCTGGCGCGCGGAATCGACAATCGTCCGGTGATGACTGACCAGCCCACCAAATCGATTTCCGCCGAGGACACCTTTGAGCGAGACATGACACTTGATGAAATGGAACCAGTCGTCCGCCGGCTGGCAGAAAAGGTCTGGGCAGCGGCGTGCAAGGACCCTCGCCAGGCACGCACAGTTGTCTTGAAGCTGAAGACCCCGGAGTTCAAAATCCTCACCCGCAGTTATACCCTGGCATGGCCTCTGGCCACGTGCGACGAACTGGCGCGGATTGCGCTTCGTTTAAGGGAGCGCGTCGGCCTGGGGGACAGGCAGCGGTTTCGGTTGGCAGGTGTGGGCCTGAGTAATTTCCGAGGGCCGGAGGAAATGCCGGAGCAGCCAGCACTTTTCGGGGCCTGA
- a CDS encoding OmpA family protein, protein MKASSRLDLRAFAALLLAASLGLPAYAQSSQQTTPASSAQVQTGTSANGMNPSDSSTYATGQPLSTKSNEGFWGHLNPFARKKWVNRQLNPVKDRLNELDQLTAKNANDIKDVDSRAQAGIRQAQSTADQANQTAQQANSTATQAQTMAQQASDQSSKLNTTVAGLDQYQKVNDTIIRFHPGQTVLNARAKEALDQIAEQAQGQKGYIIEVEGHSPVRGQSGIQSSQRMADAVVRYLVTEKQIPVYRIHQVAMGNAKMETDSGEAISGSAVRVSTMQNSLAALNSTSSNAGSPIGATQQTSAQPSPQGAASQPAVPQQ, encoded by the coding sequence ATGAAAGCAAGTTCGAGACTCGACCTCAGGGCATTTGCTGCGTTGCTTCTGGCTGCCAGCCTGGGCCTCCCTGCTTATGCTCAATCCAGCCAGCAGACCACTCCTGCTTCCAGCGCTCAGGTCCAGACGGGTACATCCGCAAATGGGATGAACCCCAGCGACAGCAGTACATACGCAACGGGCCAGCCCCTTTCGACAAAATCGAATGAAGGATTTTGGGGGCACCTGAATCCTTTTGCCCGTAAGAAATGGGTAAATCGCCAGTTGAATCCTGTAAAAGACCGCTTGAATGAGCTCGACCAGCTGACGGCAAAGAATGCCAACGACATCAAAGATGTAGACAGCAGAGCACAGGCAGGAATCCGACAGGCGCAAAGCACCGCCGATCAGGCCAATCAAACTGCACAGCAGGCCAATTCCACGGCGACACAAGCGCAAACTATGGCCCAACAGGCCAGCGATCAGTCCAGCAAGCTGAATACTACGGTTGCCGGTCTGGACCAGTACCAAAAGGTCAATGACACCATTATCCGCTTTCATCCTGGGCAAACCGTATTGAATGCCAGGGCCAAAGAGGCCCTGGACCAAATTGCCGAACAGGCGCAGGGTCAAAAGGGTTACATCATCGAGGTAGAGGGCCATTCGCCGGTGCGTGGGCAAAGCGGAATCCAGAGCTCACAGCGCATGGCGGATGCGGTCGTGCGCTACCTCGTCACCGAAAAGCAGATCCCGGTTTATCGCATTCATCAAGTTGCGATGGGCAACGCAAAAATGGAAACCGACAGTGGCGAAGCTATTTCTGGCAGCGCCGTGCGGGTTTCTACCATGCAAAACAGTTTAGCGGCCTTGAACTCGACATCATCGAATGCGGGTTCGCCGATTGGTGCGACGCAGCAGACTTCCGCGCAGCCCTCCCCTCAGGGTGCTGCGTCGCAGCCAGCGGTTCCACAACAATAA
- a CDS encoding glycosyltransferase: MGDSVEIACLDHPSERFLQSLPCPVHALGPASGIYGYSAKLPGWLERNILRFDHLIIHGVWQFVTMAGSRAAYGRIPYFVFVHGAMDPWFKRQYPLKHLKKCLYWPLLYPALHRANALLFTGTQEKNLTTESFWPHAWRSRVLTLGIDPPEEKIASQVEAFSLHVPEVRDRRFFLFMARIHEKKGCDLLIRAFARLGAEHPDVDLVMAGPDQSGYKAQLQEIVRLCGLEHRVHWPGMLTGEAKYGAYRSCEAFVLPSHQENFGVAVAEALACGRPVLISNKVEIWKQITDEGAGLVDDDSLEGTERLLTRWLRMDTEEQHRIANRARPCFEKYFSLTNSARMLQEILVSEANPSPKSQQLGISLHGLDTKSDVRFERNT; the protein is encoded by the coding sequence TTGGGAGATTCCGTTGAAATTGCCTGTCTTGACCATCCATCGGAAAGATTTTTGCAATCCCTTCCTTGCCCGGTGCATGCCTTGGGGCCAGCATCGGGGATCTATGGATATTCCGCCAAATTACCAGGTTGGTTGGAGCGCAACATCTTGCGTTTTGATCATTTGATTATTCACGGTGTCTGGCAATTCGTGACGATGGCAGGAAGCCGGGCCGCGTATGGCCGCATTCCCTATTTTGTCTTTGTCCATGGCGCAATGGATCCTTGGTTTAAGCGACAATACCCGCTGAAGCACCTGAAAAAATGTCTCTACTGGCCTCTGCTTTACCCAGCGCTCCACCGGGCAAATGCGCTGCTTTTTACCGGAACTCAGGAGAAAAATCTGACGACTGAAAGTTTCTGGCCTCATGCATGGCGCTCCCGGGTACTCACACTGGGAATCGACCCTCCGGAGGAAAAGATTGCTTCTCAGGTTGAGGCCTTTTCCTTGCATGTCCCAGAGGTCCGTGACCGCCGCTTTTTCCTTTTTATGGCCCGGATACACGAGAAAAAAGGCTGCGATCTGCTCATCCGCGCATTTGCACGTCTGGGAGCAGAGCATCCTGATGTGGACCTGGTCATGGCTGGTCCGGACCAGTCTGGATACAAAGCACAACTCCAGGAAATCGTGAGGCTGTGCGGCCTGGAACATCGCGTACACTGGCCAGGAATGCTTACAGGCGAGGCAAAGTACGGCGCCTATCGCAGTTGTGAAGCCTTTGTCCTTCCCTCTCACCAGGAGAATTTTGGCGTTGCCGTGGCTGAAGCGCTCGCTTGTGGACGGCCTGTTCTGATTTCCAACAAGGTAGAAATCTGGAAGCAGATTACCGATGAAGGGGCCGGGCTGGTGGACGATGACTCCCTGGAGGGAACGGAGCGGCTTCTGACCAGATGGCTAAGAATGGACACCGAAGAACAGCATCGCATCGCCAATCGGGCGCGCCCCTGCTTCGAGAAGTATTTTTCCCTTACAAATAGTGCGCGGATGCTTCAGGAAATCCTTGTCTCAGAGGCAAACCCGTCACCCAAGTCCCAGCAGCTGGGCATTTCTTTGCATGGCCTGGATACAAAAAGCGATGTGCGCTTCGAGCGGAACACCTAG
- a CDS encoding haloacid dehalogenase translates to MTQKNPYGRERAWTLLNEYTQSPSLLKHALAVETCVRAYGERQADALGLTEEARESLVETYAVTGLLHDFDYEKWPSPEDHPWTGHRILTEQGWPEEIRTAILAHASYTNVPRGTHLAKALFACDELAGFLTACALVKPSRSIHEVEVAGVRKKLKDKAFARSVSRADIIQGAEELGVPLEAHIAFCIQAMQRNAQLLGLG, encoded by the coding sequence ATGACCCAGAAAAACCCTTATGGCCGAGAGCGTGCCTGGACGCTGCTGAACGAATATACCCAGTCCCCCAGCCTGCTCAAACATGCCCTGGCTGTTGAGACGTGCGTCCGGGCCTATGGTGAGCGCCAAGCCGATGCTCTGGGGCTTACAGAAGAGGCCCGGGAGTCTCTGGTAGAAACATACGCTGTCACGGGTCTTCTGCATGATTTCGACTATGAGAAGTGGCCTTCTCCGGAAGACCACCCGTGGACAGGACATCGTATTCTAACCGAGCAGGGATGGCCAGAGGAGATACGAACTGCCATTCTGGCACATGCCAGCTATACAAATGTTCCACGTGGAACACATTTAGCAAAAGCGCTTTTTGCCTGCGATGAGCTGGCCGGATTTCTTACCGCCTGCGCCCTGGTGAAACCTTCCCGGTCCATTCATGAAGTGGAAGTGGCCGGGGTCCGTAAAAAGCTGAAGGACAAGGCCTTTGCCCGCTCGGTCAGCCGTGCAGACATCATCCAGGGTGCGGAAGAACTAGGTGTTCCGCTCGAAGCGCACATCGCTTTTTGTATCCAGGCCATGCAAAGAAATGCCCAGCTGCTGGGACTTGGGTGA
- a CDS encoding helix-turn-helix domain-containing protein, which translates to MATTLATVEAREVLRCEHCGLVQFRTSNSMCRRCHKPLEIEEPEALVPPFSHDAPDCEEEGIQVARAVRNIRRERKLSQRQLAGRMQVPRTYISKIENGKAVPTLSSLERLAQALEVDICALLRDARSRRYEETTAILADPFLKEIAPYVSRMDAYQRSIFLNQVRDMAMGRRKTA; encoded by the coding sequence ATGGCAACTACCTTAGCAACCGTTGAGGCACGCGAGGTACTCCGTTGCGAACACTGCGGTCTGGTGCAGTTCCGCACCTCGAATTCGATGTGCCGTCGGTGTCACAAACCCCTTGAAATTGAAGAGCCGGAAGCACTTGTCCCTCCCTTTTCCCATGACGCGCCCGATTGCGAAGAAGAAGGCATCCAGGTGGCGCGTGCCGTGCGGAATATCCGCCGTGAGCGGAAGCTGAGCCAGCGTCAACTTGCGGGAAGGATGCAGGTCCCGCGCACATACATCTCAAAGATTGAGAATGGCAAGGCAGTACCTACACTGTCCTCTTTGGAACGGCTTGCCCAGGCGCTGGAAGTGGACATCTGCGCCCTGTTGCGGGATGCGCGGAGTCGCCGTTATGAAGAAACGACAGCCATTCTGGCTGACCCCTTCCTTAAAGAAATTGCTCCTTACGTCAGCCGCATGGACGCTTATCAGCGGTCTATTTTTCTGAACCAGGTACGCGATATGGCCATGGGCCGGAGAAAGACTGCGTGA
- a CDS encoding DUF3300 domain-containing protein, translated as MKVRTMVLKWNDRKDSGSTHRWLAFMLASAMLLTGNMKLFAQDVPPPPPDAQDQQQPQSSTDSNQQIPQYGAPLPSDSEQQQPQEQDQQTATQDPQQATAQPLSPDQLDQLVAPIALYPDALVAQILAASTYPTQVVEAYQWIQSQGNASPDQIASAANAQPWDPSVKALTAFPSVLKQMNDNLQWTTDLGNAYYNQPQDVMDAVQQMRQRAQQAGTLTDTPQETVAEDDGNIEIEPANPDVVYVPVYDPWVVYGTPLVAWPGYYYAPAPAYIVGVGFGWGFRMGFAWGVPLRPWAPWGWGWNRWGCGWYNRTVIYNRTTYITRSTTVINRGVNRPGSPPLQLAGMRGSFINRPQFANYARNVAMGARPAPAAMGTGRPGMLTQPANRVNPGGVMRPAAPANGFMNQNRPATQNMPRPAYPSPDMYRPLAPQAPAYNRPMPVYRAPQGNAPTYRAPEYHAAPPHVSAPPAPHFSGGGEPHHR; from the coding sequence ATGAAGGTGAGAACAATGGTCCTGAAATGGAACGACCGGAAAGATTCTGGAAGCACGCACCGGTGGCTGGCGTTCATGCTTGCTTCTGCGATGTTGCTTACTGGAAACATGAAGCTTTTCGCGCAGGACGTACCTCCGCCACCTCCGGATGCACAGGACCAGCAGCAGCCACAAAGCAGCACCGACAGTAACCAGCAAATTCCTCAGTACGGAGCGCCGCTGCCGTCCGATAGTGAACAGCAGCAGCCACAAGAACAGGACCAGCAGACGGCCACTCAAGATCCGCAACAAGCAACGGCACAGCCGCTCTCTCCAGACCAACTGGACCAGCTCGTGGCCCCGATTGCTCTTTATCCCGACGCGCTTGTGGCCCAGATTCTGGCAGCCTCCACCTACCCGACGCAGGTGGTTGAGGCCTATCAATGGATACAGTCGCAAGGCAACGCATCGCCCGACCAGATTGCCTCCGCAGCCAACGCGCAGCCTTGGGACCCGAGTGTGAAAGCATTGACAGCATTTCCCTCTGTTCTGAAGCAAATGAACGACAATCTGCAGTGGACGACGGACCTGGGAAATGCGTACTACAACCAGCCGCAGGATGTCATGGATGCCGTCCAGCAGATGCGGCAGCGTGCGCAACAGGCTGGGACACTCACAGACACTCCGCAGGAGACGGTTGCGGAGGATGATGGAAATATTGAGATTGAGCCGGCAAACCCGGATGTAGTGTATGTGCCGGTCTATGATCCGTGGGTGGTCTACGGAACGCCACTGGTTGCATGGCCGGGTTACTACTACGCCCCTGCACCTGCATACATCGTTGGCGTTGGGTTTGGATGGGGCTTCCGGATGGGCTTTGCATGGGGTGTCCCATTGCGTCCCTGGGCGCCGTGGGGATGGGGATGGAACCGCTGGGGCTGCGGCTGGTATAACCGCACCGTGATCTATAACCGCACGACCTACATCACGCGCAGCACAACCGTCATCAACCGTGGTGTGAACCGTCCAGGATCGCCTCCGCTGCAGCTTGCCGGAATGCGCGGGTCCTTCATCAACCGCCCGCAGTTTGCAAACTATGCGCGTAACGTGGCCATGGGTGCACGTCCGGCCCCAGCAGCCATGGGAACAGGACGGCCAGGAATGCTGACGCAGCCAGCCAACCGTGTCAATCCGGGTGGAGTGATGCGGCCCGCTGCACCGGCAAACGGGTTCATGAACCAAAATCGGCCGGCCACTCAGAACATGCCACGGCCCGCATATCCTTCCCCGGACATGTACCGGCCATTGGCGCCGCAAGCGCCGGCGTATAACCGGCCCATGCCCGTCTACCGGGCACCACAAGGGAATGCACCCACATATCGTGCACCGGAATACCACGCTGCTCCTCCGCATGTGAGCGCGCCACCGGCACCCCATTTCAGCGGAGGCGGCGAACCTCATCACCGTTGA
- a CDS encoding isoprenyl transferase has product MSRIHELLPEELAIYRRLDPERLPKHVAIIMDGNGRWAGRRSLKRFLGHQQGAEAVQFVVETASRIDLPWLTLYAFSLENNLRRPKTEVNFLMRLLSTYLNNNVKRMNDNNVRIQYIGRIHELPAEVQERMQWAAEATQQNTGTVLTLALNYGARSELLDAFKGLYQEIAQRHIGIEDLTEQDIQRHLYTAHMPDPDLLIRTSGEMRISNYLLWQIAYTEIFVTARLWPDFRGVHMLEAIEDYQRRERRYGGLGDGSESDDVASLPANQLVNR; this is encoded by the coding sequence TTGAGCCGCATTCACGAGTTACTGCCGGAAGAGCTGGCCATATACCGCCGTCTTGACCCGGAACGCCTTCCGAAGCATGTAGCCATCATTATGGATGGAAATGGGCGCTGGGCGGGCAGACGCAGCCTCAAACGCTTTCTGGGACACCAGCAAGGTGCAGAGGCAGTGCAGTTTGTTGTGGAAACGGCTTCTCGGATTGATCTGCCATGGCTTACCCTCTACGCCTTTTCCCTGGAAAACAATCTCCGTCGGCCCAAAACTGAAGTGAATTTTCTGATGCGCTTGTTGAGCACATACCTCAACAACAATGTAAAACGCATGAACGACAACAACGTGCGCATCCAGTACATCGGCCGAATCCATGAATTGCCTGCTGAGGTGCAGGAACGGATGCAGTGGGCGGCCGAAGCCACCCAGCAGAACACGGGCACCGTTTTGACGCTGGCGCTGAATTACGGGGCCAGGTCAGAGTTATTGGATGCCTTCAAGGGCCTTTATCAGGAGATTGCACAGAGACACATCGGAATTGAAGACCTGACCGAACAGGACATCCAGAGGCACCTGTACACTGCTCATATGCCGGACCCGGACCTGTTGATCCGGACCTCAGGTGAGATGCGCATCTCTAACTATCTGCTCTGGCAAATCGCCTACACGGAAATCTTTGTGACGGCGCGGCTTTGGCCTGATTTTCGCGGCGTTCATATGCTGGAAGCCATTGAGGACTATCAAAGACGGGAGCGTCGCTACGGAGGACTGGGCGACGGCAGCGAGTCGGATGATGTGGCCTCCTTACCCGCCAATCAACTGGTGAACCGTTAG
- a CDS encoding cobalamin B12-binding domain-containing protein, translated as MVLRASALGHAHVLFFSVPMDERAAPIRVLVAKPGLDGHDRGAKVIARALRDAGMEVIYTGLRQTPERIVNAAIQEDVDCIGLSILSGAHNVLVPRITALLKERGAEDILVVLGGTIPAQDTAFLREHGVSAIFGPGTSLETIVDFIRSNVRPRGLFSAARQAGS; from the coding sequence ATGGTTCTCCGGGCCTCAGCCTTGGGTCATGCCCATGTGTTATTCTTTTCCGTTCCTATGGATGAGCGTGCTGCTCCAATTCGCGTCCTTGTTGCCAAGCCCGGACTCGATGGTCACGACCGCGGTGCAAAGGTCATTGCCCGGGCGCTTCGGGATGCGGGCATGGAGGTCATCTACACCGGCCTGCGCCAGACGCCAGAGCGGATTGTTAATGCTGCGATTCAGGAAGATGTGGATTGCATCGGACTGAGCATTCTTTCCGGCGCCCACAATGTTCTTGTTCCGCGCATCACGGCTTTGCTGAAAGAGCGCGGCGCCGAAGACATCCTCGTCGTCCTCGGCGGAACCATCCCGGCCCAGGACACTGCTTTTCTAAGAGAACATGGAGTCAGCGCCATCTTTGGCCCGGGGACCTCGCTGGAAACCATTGTCGATTTTATTCGCAGCAATGTTCGCCCGAGGGGCCTCTTCTCGGCTGCCAGGCAGGCAGGAAGCTAA
- the recR gene encoding recombination mediator RecR codes for MARLIEELRKLPGIGSKNAQRLAFHILRASSEDAEALASAIRDLKAKLQLCSICNNITDTDPCVYCSSPTRNQRLVCVVEEPTNIATVEKTRSYNGVYHVLHGTLSPLHGVGPEHLRTANLLIRVQQGNVDEVILATSPTVEGEATAVYLAGILRPAGVRVTRIATGVPAGSDIEYADEVTMSRAIEGRREM; via the coding sequence ATGGCACGGCTCATTGAAGAGCTGCGCAAACTCCCTGGAATTGGCTCAAAAAATGCCCAGCGGCTGGCATTTCACATCCTGCGTGCAAGCAGTGAAGATGCAGAGGCATTGGCCAGCGCCATTCGGGACCTGAAGGCGAAACTACAGCTCTGCTCGATTTGCAACAATATTACCGATACGGATCCCTGCGTCTATTGCTCCAGTCCGACACGCAATCAGCGTCTGGTTTGCGTGGTGGAAGAACCGACTAATATCGCAACAGTGGAGAAGACGCGCAGCTATAACGGTGTCTATCACGTCCTGCATGGAACGCTGTCTCCGCTCCATGGTGTTGGGCCGGAGCATCTGCGTACAGCGAATCTTCTTATCCGTGTGCAGCAGGGGAATGTGGATGAGGTCATTCTGGCGACCTCTCCCACAGTAGAAGGCGAGGCCACCGCAGTCTATCTTGCCGGTATTCTGCGCCCTGCCGGAGTGCGCGTGACCCGCATCGCTACTGGGGTGCCAGCCGGAAGCGACATCGAATACGCCGATGAGGTGACCATGTCCCGCGCCATTGAGGGAAGACGCGAAATGTAG